TGCGAGCCACCCGAAGCGCTTCGGCAATGCCGCCTTCTATGCGCTGATCGCGTTGAGCTTCCTCGCCGGCGATCGGCTGGGCGATATCGGCAACGGCGTGCTCGTGCTCGCGCTGGTCGGGATCGCCGGCGCGGGCGGCGTCGGTCGCGGCACGCCCGCGACGACGAGCGGCGAGGAGCGCGCGGCGGAGGCGGCGCGGCGGCGCGACCGGCTGTTCCTGCCTGCGCTCGTCATTCCCGTGACGGCGCTTGCGGGTACCTTCGCGTTCAAGGCGATGCCGGGGCTGGTCGATCCGAAGCAGGCGACGTTGGTCGCGCTGACGATCGGCGCGGCGCTGGCGCTTCTCATACTCTATCTCTGGCTGCGGCCCCGGCCGGCCACGCCGTTTCAGGAAGGGCGGCGCCTGATGGACGGGATCGGCTGGGCGGCGGTGCTGCCGCAGATGCTGGCGAGCCTGGGCGCGGTGTTCGCGCTGGCGGGCGTGGGCGAGGTCGTCGGCGGGCTTGCGGGCGCGGCGATCCCGGAAGGGAGCCGGCTGGGCGCGGTGATCGCCTATGGGCTCGGCATGACGGCGTTCACGATGGTGATGGGCAATGCCTTTGCCGCGTTTCCGGTGATGATGGCGGCGATCGGGATGCCGCTTCTCATCCGTCAATATGGCGGCGATCCGGCGATCGTCGCGGCGATCGGCATGCTCGCGGGGTTCTGCGGCACGCTGATGACGCCGATGGCGGCAAACTTCAATCTCGTCCCCGCGGCGCTCCTGGAGCTCAAGGATCG
This is a stretch of genomic DNA from Sphingomonas sp. Y38-1Y. It encodes these proteins:
- a CDS encoding DUF979 domain-containing protein, translated to MIGLPFIYGVAGLVFLAFAALSAVDASHPKRFGNAAFYALIALSFLAGDRLGDIGNGVLVLALVGIAGAGGVGRGTPATTSGEERAAEAARRRDRLFLPALVIPVTALAGTFAFKAMPGLVDPKQATLVALTIGAALALLILYLWLRPRPATPFQEGRRLMDGIGWAAVLPQMLASLGAVFALAGVGEVVGGLAGAAIPEGSRLGAVIAYGLGMTAFTMVMGNAFAAFPVMMAAIGMPLLIRQYGGDPAIVAAIGMLAGFCGTLMTPMAANFNLVPAALLELKDRNAVIRRQVATALPLLVVNIVLIHVLAF